Below is a window of Populus alba chromosome 2, ASM523922v2, whole genome shotgun sequence DNA.
ttcttaatatggATAAAGTTTTTCCAAATAAATCCCATAGTAATTTGATTTGTTATATGAATGTTTCCTTTCTTGAAATTGGTGGATGCAAAACCGTAACACattaaatgtatttaaaaatgtttCCAGGTAAGACTATCAACGAAAGACCAGGGAATATATACGAATTTTACTTGTCAAACCAAGGGTGTTAGAGAGACTACTGCAAAAGAACTCTTGCAATGCTTTGAATCTTAACCATCGAGAGATTCTTTGATCATTTCCATATCGGTTTTCTCCACTTTTCCCTCTCAagcttttgttttctgtttgcTTGAGTGTTTTATCATTTGATCTGCAACAATGCCAAAGGATGCAGTCAGGATTTTGGTTACTGGGGCTGCAGGTAATCTCCgattttattaatcttttttattattgtcgAGAAAGATTTAGGGAGGagaaaacaacatcaaaatcattcttcataatgtttttctcataattttcttaattcttgTCCATTCTTACCAAAACAATCAtgaaagaatttttaattttcttttttttcttttttttaatctgaaaaTTAGTTATGAAAACCAAATCGATGGAATAAGAAACGTAAAGTTGAACTTCCGAATTATCAATTTTCCTGGACAGGGCAAATAGGCTATGCTCTTGCCCCAATGATTGCAAGAGGAATCATGTTAGGGCCAGATCAGCCCGTAATCCTGCACTTACTTGACATTCAACCTGTTGCCGGGTCCTTGAAAGGGGTGAGAATGGAACTAATAGATGCTGCCTTCCCTCTTCTCCAAGGTATAGCTCTTCATTTTGAGGGTTAGTTTGATGTGGATTTCACCAGCTGCTGCCGTCAAATGCTTGGCTTCAGTGTATTGCATTTGTGGTTCCATAGGTATTCTCGCTACAACGGATGTCAACGAAGCTTGTAAAGGTGTTAACATTGCTGTTATGATCGGTGGTTTTCCCTGTAAGGAAGGAATGGAAAGGAGAGATGTGATGCATAAAAACGTACCAATCTTCAAGGCTCAAGCTTCAGCTTTAGAGCAACACGCTGCTCCTGATTGCAAGGTTAAAACAAGCAAGGAATTGACTTCAGTCAATTTGCTGTCATTGTAATCGAAAGGTGatgttttttactgtttttcttAGCAGATCCTGGTGGTTGCCAATCCTGCAAACACTAATGCACTCATTTTGAAAGAATTCGCCCCTTCAATCCCAGTTAAGAACATCACATGTCTTACTAGACTTGACCATAATCGAGCCCTAAGTCACATCTCCGAGAGGCTAAATGTTGACGTTAGAGATGTAAAGAATGTAAACATATGGGGAAATCATTCTTCAACCCAATATCCAGATGCCAATTATGCCACTGCCGCCACCGACAGCGGAGAGAAGTCTGTCAGAGAACTTGTTGCTGATGATCATTGGTAGGCCGAAGTTCCTCGCCGGCCCTGTTCTCGTTTCGTCGAGGATGTATAAACTTCGTTGAAATACATGTTTGAAATCATCCTATATTCGCATTCTACTCGATTACCTACCGGCGATATGTGGTCTGATGTTTTTACAGGATAGATTCTGAGTACATCAATTCAGTGCGGGAACGTGGATCTGAAATCATCAAAGCCCGGAAACTGTCAAGCGCCTTGTCTGCTGCAAGTGCTGCTTGCGACCATGTACATGACTGGATTATTGGCACTGCCAAGGTAGATTCCTTGGACTAGTATATGGTGAAGTTGGGGCCTGTTTTTTACATTACTGCCCATCAAATTAATTTCCTTTCTTCCTTTGTTTGCATTTTTAAATCAGGGAACTTGGGTTTCCATGGGAGTGTCTTCTGATGGTTCTTATGGTATCCAACCTGACATCATCTACTCATTTCCTGTTACTTGCCAAAAAGGAGAATGGTCAATTGTGCAGGGTAAGTTCTGTATGAATCAATTGGCACAAGAATGGCTAGATTTTGGCAACATTGGCAGATCGCTACGAAGATCTTagcctgtata
It encodes the following:
- the LOC118042251 gene encoding malate dehydrogenase; translation: MPKDAVRILVTGAAGQIGYALAPMIARGIMLGPDQPVILHLLDIQPVAGSLKGVRMELIDAAFPLLQGILATTDVNEACKGVNIAVMIGGFPCKEGMERRDVMHKNVPIFKAQASALEQHAAPDCKILVVANPANTNALILKEFAPSIPVKNITCLTRLDHNRALSHISERLNVDVRDVKNVNIWGNHSSTQYPDANYATAATDSGEKSVRELVADDHWIDSEYINSVRERGSEIIKARKLSSALSAASAACDHVHDWIIGTAKGTWVSMGVSSDGSYGIQPDIIYSFPVTCQKGEWSIVQGLKINEFSREKMDTSMKELTREGSLAYSCLNQT